A segment of the Corylus avellana chromosome ca2, CavTom2PMs-1.0 genome:
AAAAATCCCAAGGGAAGACAACGAAAGAGCAGACCATCTTACTCGGATCACATTGACCGAGGAGTCTGAAGGAGAATCTGAAGAGATAATTCAAACTTTGTCCCAACCTACCATAGCCGAGGCGGTACCAGATTGGCAGACGGAAGTGGTGGAATATTTGGAGAAAGGGATTCTCCCAGCAGGAAAAAAGTCGGCTATCTAGCTAAGGAAAAAGGCTGCTAGATTTACCATAGTAAAGGGAATCTTATACAAACGAGGTTTCATGTTACCGCTTCTTAAGTGTGTTTCCAAGGAAGAAGGTAATTATATGCTTCGTGAGATTCATGAAGGTATTTGTGGGAGTCATTCAGGCTCAAGAATGTTGGCACATAAAGCGGTTCGAACAGGCTTCTATTGGCCTAACATGACCAAGGACTCGGTACAGATGGTCAGAAATTGCAACAAATGCCAACGTTTTGCCAATATTACCAAGCAACCCCCAGAGGAATTAAGCTCAGTCTCCTCACCATGGCCCTTCTCGCAATGGGGGTAAAATATAGTTGGACCACTACCTCGTGGAAAGGGGGTGTTCAGTTCGCAGTGGTAGCTGTGGATTAATTCACAAAGTGGGTAGAAGTGGAGGCCCTAGTGAATATAATAGCCAAAAGCATAGAGAAATTTTTATGGAAGAATGTCATATGCCGATACGGCATTCCACACGCATTCGTCACGGACAATGGAAAGCAATTCGACTGCGATTCATTCAGAGAATGGTGTGCCAAACTCTATATAAGAAATTACTTCTCATCCCATGGACATCCCCAGGCAAACGGGCAAGTTGAAATTACTAACAAGTCAATCTTCAAACTTTTGAAGATGAAACTTGGTGATCGAAAAGGAGATTGGGTGGAAGATCTTCCAGAGGTTCTATGGGCTTATCGGACTACGAAAAGAACTCCAACCAAGGAAACTCCCTATGCTCTGGCCTTGGGGACCGAGGCAGTTATACCTACTGAAGTAGGCTCGGGCAGCTTCCGAGTAGAAACTTTTCATCCTGAAAATAATGATGAAGACTTACTGCTGCATCTGGATCTGCTACAGGAAAAGAGAGATCAAGCTCAAGTATCCATGTCAGCAAACCAGGAAAGAGTAGCTCGGTATTTCAACAAGAAGGTCAGGCATCGAAGTTTCAAAGTCGGAGATTTGGTCTTGCGACAAGTTACCTTCGCCACCAAAGATCCAACCGAGGGCA
Coding sequences within it:
- the LOC132169601 gene encoding uncharacterized protein LOC132169601, translated to MKLGDRKGDWVEDLPEVLWAYRTTKRTPTKETPYALALGTEAVIPTEVGSGSFRVETFHPENNDEDLLLHLDLLQEKRDQAQVSMSANQERVARYFNKKVRHRSFKVGDLVLRQVTFATKDPTEGKLAPN